The following proteins are co-located in the Vigna angularis cultivar LongXiaoDou No.4 chromosome 2, ASM1680809v1, whole genome shotgun sequence genome:
- the LOC108329564 gene encoding putative pentatricopeptide repeat-containing protein At2g01510 — MNYIKACSRKNGILTFQKQHFQVDASIIKTGFDPNTYRFNFQVKNHLLHGDLDAARKLFDEMPQKNIISTNTMITGYLNSGNLSTARSLFDGMVERSVVTWTMLIGGYAQNNKFRDAFSLFADMCRHGLVPDHVTLTTLLSGFTEFDSVNEVAQVHAHVVKLGYDSTLTVCNSLLDSYCKTLSLGLACHLFKHMPERDNVTFNVLLTGYSKEGFNHDAINLFFKMQNLGFKPTDFTFAAVLTAAIQLDDIEFGQQVHSFMVKCNFVWNVFVANALLDFYSKHDRVVEVRKLFYEMPEVDGISYNVVITCCAWNERVEESLELFRELQFTRFNRRQFPFATFLSIAANALNLEMGRQIHSQTIVTDAISEILVGNSLVDMYAKCDKFGQANRIFVDLAHQSSVPWTALISGYVQKGLHEDGLKLFVEMQRAKIRADSATYASILRACANLASLTLGKQLHSHIIRSGCISNVFSGSALVDMYAKCGSIKEALHMFQEMPTRNCVSWNALISAYAQNGAGGHAIRSFEQMVHSGLQPNSVSFLSILCACSHCGLVEEGLQYFNSMTQVYKFVPKKEHYASMVDMLCRSGRFDEAEILMARMPFEPDEVMWTSILNSCKIHKNQEMAKRAADQLFNMKILRDAAPYVSLSNIYAAAGEWENVGKVKKAMRERGIRKVPAYSWVEIKQKTHVFSANDMSHPQMKEITRMLDELEEQMEKQGYKPDSSCALHNVDEEIKVESLKYHSERIAIAFALISTPKGSPILVMKNLRACNDCHAAIKVISKIVNREIIVRDSSRFHHFRDGSCW; from the coding sequence ATGAATTACATCAAAGCATGTTCGAGGAAAAACGGAATTTTGACATTTCAAAAACAACACTTTCAGGTCGATGCTTCCATCATCAAGACAGGCTTCGATCCCAACACGTATCGTTTCAACTTTCAAGTTAAGAATCATCTCCTACATGGGGATTTGGATGCAGCACGCAAACTCTTCGACGAAATGCCTCAAAAGAACATCATCTCCACCAACACTATGATCACGGGTTACTTAAACTCTGGCAATCTTTCCACTGCTAGGAGCTTGTTTGATGGCATGGTTGAACGCTCGGTTGTTACCTGGACAATGCTCATTGGTGGCTACGCTCAGAACAATAAGTTCCGCGACGCTTTCAGTCTCTTCGCTGATATGTGTAGGCACGGCTTGGTTCCGGATCATGTCACCTTGACGACTCTCTTATCTGGGTTCACTGAGTTTGACAGTGTCAATGAAGTCGCACAAGTGCATGCCCATGTTGTCAAATTGGGGTATGATTCCACCCTCACGGTTTGCAACTCGTTGCTTGATTCTTATTGTAAGACGCTTAGCCTTGGTTTGGCTTGTCACCTCTTCAAGCATATGCCGGAGAGAGATAATGTAACTTTCAATGTGTTGTTGACGGGGTACTCCAAAGAGGGCTTCAATCATGATGCTATCAACCTGTTTTTCAAGATGCAGAATTTGGGGTTCAAGCCCACTGACTTTACTTTTGCTGCGGTTTTAACTGCAGCCATACAGTTGGATGATATAGAATTTGGGCAACAAGTTCACAGTTTTATGGTGAAGTGTAATTTTGTGTGGAATGTGTTTGTGGCTAATGCTTTGCTTGATTTCTACTCCAAGCATGATCGTGTTGTTGAAGTGAGGAAGCTTTTTTATGAAATGCCAGAGGTGGATGGTATCTCTTACAATGTAGTCATCACTTGTTGTGCATGGAATGAAAGAGTGGAGGAATCGCTTGAACTTTTCAGGGAATTACAGTTTACAAGATTTAACCGGCGGCAATTCCCATTTGCAACCTTTTTGAGCATTGCCGCAAATGCTTTGAACCTGGAAATGGGTAGGCAAATTCATTCCCAGACTATTGTAACAGATGCCATTTCAGAAATTCTGGTTGGGAATTCTTTGGTTGACATGTATGCTAAATGTGACAAATTTGGGCAAGCAAATAGGATTTTTGTTGATCTGGCTCATCAAAGTTCAGTTCCATGGACAGCCCTGATCTCAGGTTATGTTCAGAAGGGGCTTCATGAAGACGGCCTAAAGCTATTTGTTGAGATGCAAAGAGCCAAAATACGTGCCGACTCAGCCACTTACGCCAGTATCTTAAGAGCTTGCGCAAATCTAGCTTCACTAACACTGGGAAAACAGTTACACTCACATATAATCAGGTCTGGATGCATTTCAAATGTATTTTCTGGGAGTGCACTGGTTGACATGTATGCAAAATGTGGATCCATAAAAGAAGCACTTCATATGTTTCAAGAGATGCCTACGAGGAACTGTGTTTCCTGGAATGCACTGATTTCAGCTTATGCACAAAACGGAGCCGGTGGCCATGCTATTAGATCATTTGAACAAATGGTTCATTCAGGTCTGCAACCAAATTCTGTCAGCTTCCTTAGCATTTTGTGTGCCTGCAGCCACTGTGGTCTAGTTGAAGAAGGATTACAATACTTCAACTCCATGACTCAAGTGTATAAATTTGTACCCAAAAAAGAGCATTACGCATCAATGGTTGATATGTTATGTCGTAGTGGGCGATTTGATGAGGCTGAGATATTGATGGCTCGGATGCCGTTTGAACCAGATGAGGTAATGTGGACATCGATTCTCAACTCATGCAAGATCCATAAGAATCAAGAGATGGCAAAGAGAGCAGCAGATCAACTATTCAATATGAAGATCCTTAGAGATGCTGCTCCATATGTTAGCCTTTCCAATATTTATGCAGCAGCTGGTGAATGGGAGAATGTGGGAAAGGTGAAGAAGGCCATGAGAGAGCGAGGGATCAGAAAGGTCCCAGCATACAGTTGGGTTGAAATCAAACAGAAGACTCATGTTTTCTCAGCCAATGACATGTCTCACCCACAGATGAAAGAGATAACAAGGATGCTTGATGAGTTGGAAGAGCAAATGGAGAAACAAGGGTATAAACCTGACTCAAGTTGTGCCCTGCACAATGTGGATGAGGAAATCAAGGTAGAATCCCTAAAGTATCACAGTGAACGCATTGCCATTGCGTTTGCACTTATTAGCACCCCAAAAGGGTCACCCATATTGGTGATGAAGAACCTACGAGCTTGTAACGATTGTCACGCTGCCATCAAGGTAATCTCCAAGATTGTAAACCGGGAAATCATAGTCAGGGATTCAAGTAGATTCCATCATTTCAGAGATGGATCTTGCTGGTAA
- the LOC108329565 gene encoding protein PXR1-like codes for MACTIDFRCLDEGFGGKTYKRKREQQSQTQTDDVITGKYGVSLMDTDEAVPPPAKRSALTSSENPDKPVYGQPSYDGVIAGKVSGRKWKQVRQKRASATQVSRKGTTFEQREREKMIKKAYKERMMELKEEIRLNKVEKRKKREEREKKKQENILKSGTKFQKITNPNTLKKIAKSKNRKQLRVVPDELFKK; via the coding sequence ATGGCGTGCACAATCGATTTTCGCTGCCTTGATGAGGGTTTCGGCGGCAAAACCTACAAGCGCAAGAGGGAGCAGCAGTCCCAAACACAAACGGACGACGTCATCACCGGCAAATATGGCGTTTCTCTCATGGACACAGACGAGGCCGTCCCGCCTCCGGCGAAGCGATCAGCGCTAACGTCGTCGGAGAATCCGGACAAGCCTGTATATGGTCAGCCGAGCTACGACGGCGTGATTGCCGGGAAGGTATCCGGTCGGAAGTGGAAACAGGTGCGGCAGAAGAGGGCTTCGGCGACGCAGGTGAGCCGGAAAGGAACTACTTTCGagcagagagaaagagagaagatgATTAAGAAGGCGTACAAAGAGAGGATGATGGAGCTAAAGGAGGAGATTCGGTTGAACAAGGTGGAGAAGCGGAAGAAGAGAGAggaaagggagaagaagaagcaggAGAATATTCTCAAATCTGGAACCAAGTTCCAGAAGATTACCAACCCTAACACCTTGAAGAAGATTGCCAAATCGAAAAACCGGAAACAGCTTAGAGTTGTTCCTGATGAAttgttcaaaaaataa